A single region of the Longimicrobium sp. genome encodes:
- a CDS encoding BadF/BadG/BcrA/BcrD ATPase family protein: MSTFAGIDGGGTRTTLVLAGEGGRELARRVGPAGLVDPRHPAATADMLAALVRDALAEAGLSEPPAALCAGLAGVGNEDERAEVEAALAAAGVAGRVRVTTDGAVALEGALGGGAGVLLIAGTGSVAYARAEDGRVERCGGWGMVVGDEGSGWSLGRAGLAAALRAADGRGPRTRLLDLFLQALELDGPSAIPPWAGRVDKSAVAKLARHVISAAEQGDPVALGVAEREARELACHALALARRLEPWSGAVPVVFHGGVLSNPFYAGVVEGALEEFEYAFSVRPAVSDAVHGALSFARRLVEEPEPAA; encoded by the coding sequence ATGTCTACGTTCGCCGGGATCGACGGCGGCGGCACGCGCACCACGCTGGTGCTGGCCGGCGAGGGCGGGCGCGAGCTGGCGCGGCGGGTGGGCCCCGCCGGCCTCGTCGACCCGCGCCACCCCGCCGCCACCGCCGACATGCTGGCCGCCCTGGTGCGCGACGCCCTGGCCGAGGCGGGCCTCTCCGAGCCCCCGGCGGCGCTCTGCGCGGGCCTGGCCGGGGTGGGCAACGAGGACGAGCGCGCCGAGGTGGAGGCGGCGCTCGCGGCCGCGGGCGTGGCCGGGCGGGTGCGGGTGACCACCGACGGCGCGGTGGCGCTGGAGGGCGCGCTGGGCGGCGGCGCCGGCGTGCTGCTGATCGCCGGCACCGGCTCGGTGGCCTACGCCCGCGCCGAAGACGGGCGGGTGGAGCGCTGCGGCGGCTGGGGGATGGTCGTCGGCGACGAGGGGAGCGGCTGGTCGCTCGGGCGCGCGGGGCTGGCGGCGGCGCTCCGGGCGGCGGACGGGCGGGGCCCGCGCACGCGGCTCCTCGACCTCTTCCTCCAAGCGCTGGAGCTGGACGGCCCCAGCGCCATCCCGCCCTGGGCCGGGCGCGTGGACAAGTCGGCCGTGGCGAAGCTGGCCAGGCACGTGATCTCCGCCGCCGAGCAGGGCGACCCGGTGGCGCTGGGCGTGGCGGAGCGCGAGGCGCGCGAGCTGGCCTGCCACGCCCTGGCGCTCGCCCGCCGGCTGGAGCCCTGGAGCGGCGCCGTCCCCGTCGTCTTCCACGGCGGCGTGCTCTCGAACCCCTTCTACGCCGGGGTGGTGGAGGGCGCGCTGGAGGAGTTCGAGTACGCGTTCAGCGTCCGCCCCGCGGTGAGCGACGCCGTGCACGGTGCCCTCTCCTTCGCGCGGCGGCTGGTGGAGGAGCCGGAGCCGGCGGCGTGA
- a CDS encoding D-aminoacylase produces MPLRPARPLALALLAACAPSAQRQQPPTAPTAPTATRSATPGEPYDLLIRGGRIVDGTGSPWYRGDVAIRGDRIAAVGLLPGAVARDTIDATGLVVAPGFIDMLGHSEYPLLRDGRAVSKITQGITSEVTGEVTSVVPVNQNTLRELGDSTRARVTWTDLDGYFQALERARPAINLATFVTVGSVRRYVMGDVDRPATPAELERMKALVDEAMRQGALGLSSGLIYAPASYAPEAEIAELAKVAGRWGGGYASHIRSEGDRLVEAIEEAIRIGQAGGTWVQIHHLKASGKRNWGKMRQAVAAIEAARARGLDVTADQYPYPASGTDLAAIIPNWAHAGGTDSLVARLADPAVRRRLREELTTGGTDWRIGESAGGPSGVLISDFGTDSLEKYEGMRLDAVAAARGQEVVDALFDLLVADRANTAAIYFSMSEEDIEYAMRQPWVSVGIDAGARAADSTVAGKPHPRAYGSFPRILCRYVRERRVLTLEDAVRKFTALPAARVGLDDRGVVKEGMYADLTLFDPATVCDRATFENPVQTSVGIVHVLVNGVPVVRDTRVTGARPGRPLRRVGTAP; encoded by the coding sequence ATGCCCCTCCGCCCCGCCCGGCCCCTCGCGCTCGCGCTCCTGGCCGCCTGCGCGCCGTCCGCCCAGCGGCAGCAACCGCCGACCGCGCCGACCGCGCCGACGGCGACCCGGTCGGCCACGCCCGGCGAGCCGTACGACCTGCTGATCCGCGGCGGGAGGATCGTGGACGGCACCGGGAGCCCGTGGTACCGCGGCGACGTGGCGATCCGGGGCGACCGCATCGCCGCCGTGGGGCTCCTTCCGGGGGCCGTGGCGCGCGACACCATCGACGCCACGGGGCTCGTGGTGGCGCCGGGGTTCATCGACATGCTGGGGCACTCCGAGTACCCGCTGCTGCGCGACGGGCGGGCCGTCTCCAAGATCACGCAGGGGATCACCAGCGAGGTCACCGGCGAGGTCACCAGCGTGGTCCCCGTCAACCAGAACACCCTGCGCGAGCTGGGCGACAGCACCCGCGCGCGCGTCACCTGGACCGACCTGGACGGCTACTTCCAGGCGCTGGAGCGCGCCCGCCCCGCCATCAACCTGGCCACCTTCGTCACCGTCGGCTCCGTGCGCCGCTACGTGATGGGCGACGTGGACCGCCCCGCCACCCCGGCGGAGCTGGAGCGGATGAAGGCGCTGGTCGACGAGGCGATGCGGCAGGGGGCGCTGGGGCTCTCCTCCGGGCTCATCTACGCCCCCGCCTCGTACGCCCCCGAGGCGGAGATCGCCGAGCTGGCGAAGGTGGCCGGGCGCTGGGGCGGCGGCTACGCCTCGCACATCCGCTCCGAGGGCGACCGGCTGGTGGAGGCCATCGAAGAGGCGATCCGCATCGGCCAGGCGGGCGGCACCTGGGTGCAGATCCACCACCTGAAGGCGTCGGGGAAGCGCAACTGGGGGAAGATGCGCCAGGCCGTGGCGGCGATCGAGGCCGCCCGCGCCCGCGGCCTCGACGTCACCGCCGACCAGTACCCGTACCCCGCCTCCGGGACCGACCTCGCGGCCATCATCCCCAACTGGGCGCACGCCGGCGGCACCGACTCGCTGGTGGCGCGCCTCGCCGACCCGGCGGTGCGCCGGCGCCTGCGCGAAGAGCTCACCACCGGCGGCACCGACTGGCGCATCGGCGAGAGCGCCGGCGGGCCCAGCGGCGTGCTGATCAGCGACTTCGGCACGGACAGCCTGGAGAAGTACGAGGGGATGCGCCTGGATGCCGTCGCCGCCGCGCGTGGGCAGGAGGTGGTGGACGCGCTCTTCGACCTGCTGGTGGCCGACCGCGCCAACACGGCGGCCATCTACTTCTCGATGTCGGAGGAAGACATCGAGTACGCCATGCGCCAGCCGTGGGTGAGCGTGGGGATCGACGCCGGCGCCCGCGCCGCCGACTCCACCGTGGCCGGCAAGCCGCACCCGCGCGCGTACGGCTCGTTCCCGCGCATCCTCTGCCGCTACGTGCGCGAGCGCCGCGTGCTCACGCTGGAAGACGCCGTGCGCAAGTTCACCGCGCTCCCCGCCGCGCGCGTGGGGCTCGACGACCGCGGCGTGGTGAAGGAAGGGATGTACGCCGACCTCACGCTCTTCGACCCGGCCACCGTCTGCGACCGCGCCACCTTCGAGAACCCGGTGCAGACCTCGGTGGGCATCGTGCACGTGCTGGTCAACGGCGTCCCCGTGGTGCGCGACACGCGCGTGACCGGCGCCCGCCCGGGGAGGCCGCTGCGCCGTGTCGGCACGGCTCCGTGA
- a CDS encoding helix-turn-helix domain-containing protein → MPDAPDLHLAETLAAQVRRDPAAFPDAARLAAAAGVGAAELDALFRRHFHATPADFLARERVAAARRHLAGGRAPAEAASAVGWESLSAFDEDFRRLTGMAPGDYRRLGASPGFTLALPPDFRAADALRHFGRDTESPAERAAGSDFVKALRLAGTPARLHVRLEDGAARCRVESARPVPPEGMRAAHAAVVRILGLGSDPAAFERHVVREPVLGGLVARRPGLRVPLTADFFEALVWVIVGQQVNLPFAFALRREVFDLAGEDAGDGFRAHPTPEAVAALDYADLTARRFSRRKAEYVIDTARLIATGGLDLDALADAPAPAAEERLLAVRGLGPWSVQYLLMRGLGFADCVPLGDAGLTAALARAFALGHRPGAAETAALMEPFAPHRSLATFHLWTSLGDPA, encoded by the coding sequence ATGCCCGACGCCCCCGACCTGCACCTGGCCGAGACCCTCGCCGCCCAGGTCCGCCGCGACCCCGCCGCCTTCCCCGACGCCGCGCGCCTGGCCGCCGCCGCGGGCGTCGGCGCGGCGGAGCTCGACGCGCTCTTCCGCCGGCACTTCCACGCCACGCCCGCCGACTTCCTGGCCCGCGAGCGCGTCGCCGCCGCCCGCCGCCACCTCGCCGGCGGCCGCGCCCCGGCCGAAGCGGCGTCCGCCGTCGGCTGGGAGAGCCTCTCCGCCTTCGACGAGGACTTCCGCCGGCTGACGGGGATGGCCCCCGGCGACTACCGCCGCCTGGGCGCCTCGCCCGGGTTCACCCTCGCGCTCCCGCCGGACTTCCGCGCCGCCGACGCGCTCCGCCACTTCGGCCGCGACACGGAGAGCCCCGCCGAGCGCGCCGCCGGCAGCGACTTCGTCAAGGCGCTGCGGCTCGCCGGGACGCCCGCGCGGCTGCACGTGCGGCTGGAAGACGGCGCCGCCCGCTGCCGCGTCGAGTCCGCCCGCCCCGTCCCGCCGGAGGGGATGCGCGCCGCTCACGCGGCCGTCGTCCGCATCCTGGGCCTGGGCTCCGACCCCGCCGCCTTCGAGCGCCACGTCGTGCGCGAGCCGGTCCTCGGCGGCCTGGTCGCCCGCCGTCCCGGGCTGCGCGTCCCGCTCACGGCCGACTTCTTCGAGGCGCTGGTGTGGGTGATCGTCGGCCAGCAGGTGAACCTCCCCTTCGCCTTCGCCCTGCGGCGCGAGGTGTTCGACCTGGCGGGCGAGGACGCGGGCGACGGCTTCCGCGCGCACCCCACGCCCGAGGCGGTCGCCGCGCTCGACTACGCCGACCTCACCGCCCGCCGCTTCTCGCGCCGCAAGGCCGAGTACGTGATCGACACCGCGCGGCTGATCGCGACCGGCGGGCTGGACCTGGACGCCCTGGCGGACGCCCCCGCTCCCGCGGCGGAGGAGCGGCTCCTCGCCGTGCGCGGGCTGGGCCCCTGGTCCGTGCAGTACCTGCTGATGCGCGGCCTGGGCTTCGCCGACTGCGTGCCGCTGGGCGACGCCGGCCTCACCGCCGCCCTGGCGCGCGCCTTCGCGCTCGGCCACCGCCCCGGCGCCGCGGAGACGGCGGCGCTGATGGAGCCGTTCGCCCCCCACCGCAGTCTGGCGACCTTCCACCTGTGGACCAGCCTGGGAGACCCCGCATGA